The Hemibagrus wyckioides isolate EC202008001 linkage group LG15, SWU_Hwy_1.0, whole genome shotgun sequence genome window below encodes:
- the ccdc30 gene encoding coiled-coil domain-containing protein 30 isoform X2 has translation MEQKQDKTELKELSMRLEKDGILTEASADERQIHLWRLLRSSEGSLASATQELQALREQQVSEMKEVESYVEHVRNMLEERECLTAEFERDNEHLRAELEQIKHQQECQYKEVMEMLEQEGLAEISNSSSSEQVAYLLVERVTLLERLEAAERKLDTQTLTGNLREVHLQEELDHIRHTLEEELRQQKEMMRLTKESMSKGNESTAQSPWRKLFGVHKATKMTQSLPLAHSVELEQEHTERKKLERDLEEASCRLTMAHQEIRHLTDELDLARKAQDPCGPDLQTSREELAQLKQEVEHLKQCDMEELQKAKEHNDRLDTEIRALRDRVRSLDSERKTLLKMIENFKIHPNYGDKPATDHDQSVQVDGNADHSERSGTPINDEKDQFHKRCRRESEDKDCRLRELERRLQKQQQEHEELVERNEELEALLGEAQNKAKEERECHECEVDSLQRKIKNIEAELNVRNALEKRPVEKGDQTKETFSEAQGGLQERLTFLESRLAEEKDWRKRLEVDLALAQSSLKKEKQALQSEHEELKKLRIEVQSLQAECQQGKSLNMSLTLLKGEKGILEEKVAQLERARSRLQDDLAQHLEGSRVQEDLRESREQVTQLNALVEQLRSEMCKLEKEHSTLRNERVEKRRQVMELQAELSIRAQERLQAEGQAERLGLELQLKKEQLHAAQKEGVCDPNPKSSTGKDNELSQVVCVKSEMSKLHTTLEQERLLAGQHQLALQAQMSEAQARVKAQDSVLQQKGEENKQLKQDLQRTQHLFTSAERELRYEREKNLDLKRHNALLDQEKIKLCAELKQAQAKLAQLEASATAQVAELEQLQQRARELDLELARNNQNRQSSSSLREELNAERARVIAADKKVLELQHQLKNALHQLRLEEARAGETSKLERDTRDMSDNLSALRAKLQEEKLQRKLVEQREEELQQQLRSLRTKEAALGRINSELSHRSQQMEAKLEVLESELSSAREQSLSQKSCLKLEEQLMSSQQESERLQEELQNILQQLVANFRRYNERHSADKTKLRRAKQLFMKATTQRDMKIQKLENDLALAASLSEKEKVWIRTVTAENEQLLLERRELLRRITEAEEMGNNGMRTATDMQQRVKFLELENKQLQEKMLKLASQIGVLERALRNLQSVCNAEEVKKLFPSGALPDGLLQTSSPKLGLRDSWGLLDAICRVKVGEHVKSLESSQPSEIGYLNVSSSMAPSVTQHQDENHSVSSEDA, from the exons ATGGAACAGAAACAG GATAAAACCGAGCTAAAGGAGCTCTCCATGCGCTTGGAGAAGGATGGCATCCTGACCGAGGCCTCGGCGGACGAGCGTCAGATCCACTTGTGGCGTCTGCTCCGGAGCAGCGAGGGCAGCCTCGCATCAGCCACGCAAGAGCTCCAGGCTCTCCGTGAACAGCAGGTCAGCGAGATGAAAGAG GTGGAGAGTTACGTGGAACACGTTCGGAACATGCTAGAGGAGCGTGAATGTCTGACCGCTGAATTTGAACGGGACAACGAACATCTCCGTGCTGAGCTTGAGCAGATAAAGCACCAGCAAG AGTGCCAGTATAAagaggtgatggagatgttggagcAGGAAGGCCTTGCTGAAATCAGTAACAGCAGCTCCAGTGAGCAGGTAGCTTACCTTCTGGTAGAACGAGTCACCTTGCTGGAGAGGTTGGAGGCTGCAGAGAGGAAGCTCGATACTCAGACTCTCACAGGAAACCTTAGAGAGGTCCATCTACAG GAGGAACTGGACCACATCCGGCACACCCTGGAGGAGGAGCTCCGGCAGCAAAAGGAAATGATGCGTCTCACTAAAGAGAGTATGAGCAAG GGAAACGAATCTACAGCTCAGAGCCCGTGGAGGAAGCTCTTTGGTGTTCACAAGGCAACAAAAATGACACAGAGCCTCCCTCTT gctCACAGTGTGGAACTGGAGCAGGAGCATACAGAGAGGAAGAAGCTGGAGAGGGATCTGGAAGAGGCGTCCTGCAGACTCACTATGGCTCATCAAGAGATTCGCCACCTAACTGATGAACTCGATCTGGCTCGGAAAGCCCAGGACCCTTGTG GCCCTGACCTGCAAACGTCCAGAGAGGAGTTGGCGCAGcttaaacaggaagtagaacaTTTAAAGCAATGTG ATATGGAGGAGTTGCAGAAGGCTAAAGAACACAATGACCGACTCGACACAGAGATCCGGGCACTGAGAGACAGAGTACGCTCCTTGGACTCTGAGAGGAAGACGCTTTTGAAAATG ATCGAGAATTTTAAGATTCATCCCAATTATGGAGATAAACCTGCAACGGATCATGATCAATCTGTACAG GTTGATGGAAATGCGGATCATTCAGAGCGGTCAGGTACACCAATAAATGATGAAAAGGATCAATTCCATAAAAg GTGTCGAAGAGAGTCTGAGGATAAGGACTGCCGTCTTCGGGAGCTGGAGAGGAGGctgcagaagcagcagcaggagcatGAGGAGCTGGTAGAGAGGAACGAGGAGCTGGAGGCCCTGCTGGGGGAGGCACAGAACAAAGCAAAAGAGGAGCGAGAGTGCCATGAGTGTGAGGTGGACAGCTTGCAAAGAAAG ATTAAAAATATAGAGGCAGAGTTAAATGTGAGAAATGCCCTTGAGAAGAGACCTGTGGAGAAGGGTGATCAGACCAAAGAGACCTTCTCAGAG GCACAAGGCGGTCTTCAAGAGAGGCTGACATTTCTTGAGAGTCGGCTTGCTGAGGAGAAGGACTGGAGGAAACGGTTAGAGGTGGACTTAGCATTGGCCCAGTCTTCTCTGAAAAAAGAGAAGCAG GCACTGCAGAGCGAACATGAGGAGCTGAAGAAATTGCGCATAGAGGTACAGAGCTTACAGGCTGAGTGTCAGCAAGGGAAATCCCTTAACATGAGCCTCACACTGCTGAAGGGAGAAAAGGGAATTTTGGAAGAAAAG GTGGCCCAGTTGGAGCGAGCTCGATCACGGCTGCAGGACGACCTGGCACAGCACCTAGAGGGCAGCAGAGTGCAGGAGGACCTGAgagagagcagggagcaggtgacGCAGCTTAATGCTCTAGTTGAACAGCTGCGGTCTGAAATGTGTAAACTGGAGAAAGAACACAGCACTCTGAG GAATGAGAGGGTGGAGAAGCGCAGGcaggtgatggagctgcaggcTGAGCTGAGTATCAGAGCCCAGGAGAGACTGCAGGCCGAGGGCCAGGCGGAGCGACTCGGACTGGAGCTGCAGCTCAAGAAAGAACAACTCCATGCTGCCCAGAAGGAGGGAGTGTGTGACCCTAATCCCAAATCTTCTACAGGAAAGGACAATGAGCTCAGCCAG GTGGTATGTGTGAAGTCAGAGATGAGTAAGCTGCACACCACCCTGGAGCAGGAGAGACTTTTGGCTGGTCAGCACCAGCTGGCCCTGCAGGCTCAGATGAGTGAAGCCCAGGCTCGGGTCAAG GCTCAGGACTCTGTCCTACAGCAGAAAGGTGAGGAGAACAAGCAGCTAAAGCAGGACCTACAGAGGACTCAGCACCTCTTCACTTCAGCTGAACGAGAGCTACGTTACGAGAGGGAGAAGAATCTAGACCTTAAGAGACATAATGCTCTTTTAGACCAAGAGAAGATCAAG cTGTGTGCAGAGCTGAAGCAGGCTCAGGCTAAACTGGCACAGCTGGAGGCCAGTGCAACAGCACAGGTGGCAGAGCTGGAACAGCTGCAGCAGAGAGCCCGGGAGCTGGACCTGGAACTGGCCAGGAACAATCAGAACAGACAGAGCAGCAGTAGCCTCCGGGAAGAGCTCAATGCTGAGAGAGCACGAGTTATTGCTGCTGACAAGAAG GTGCTGGAGCTTCAGCATCAACTGAAAAACGCTCTACATCAGTTGCGTCTGGAGGAGGCCAGAGCTGGAGAGACCAGCAAGTTGGAGAGAGACACCAGAGATATGTCTGATAACTTGTCTGCCCTCCGAGCTAAACTGCAGGAAGAAAAGCTCCAGAG GAAGTTGGTGGAGCAGAGGGAAGAAGAGCTGCAACAGCAGCTGCGCTCTCTGCGTACGAAAGAGGCCGCCCTCGGTCGCATTAACTCTGAGCTCTCCCACCGCTCCCAGCAGATGGAGGCGAAGCTGGAGGTGCTGGAGAGCGAGCTGAGTTCTGCCAGGGAACAG AGCCTCAGTCAGAAAAGTTGCCTTAAACTGGAGGAGCAGCTCATGTCCTCCCAGCAGGAGTCAGAAAGACTGCAGGAGGAGCTACAGAATATCCTTCAGCAGCTTGTTGCCAACTTCAG GCGATACAACGAAAGGCATTCTGCAGATAAGACCAAGCTACGAAGAGCCAAGCAGTTGTTCATGAAGGCGACCACCCAGCGAGACATGAAGATCCAGAAGCTAGAGAATGATCTGGCCCTGGCAGCGAGTCTGTCCGAGAAA GAAAAGGTCTGGATTAGAACTGTGACTGCAGAGAATGAGCAGCTCCTGCTGGAGAGGCGAGAACTGCTGAGAAGGATCACTGAGGCTGAGGAGATGGGCAACAACGGAATGCGAACCGCTACAGACATGCAGCAGAG
- the ccdc30 gene encoding coiled-coil domain-containing protein 30 isoform X1: protein MEQKQDKTELKELSMRLEKDGILTEASADERQIHLWRLLRSSEGSLASATQELQALREQQVSEMKEVESYVEHVRNMLEERECLTAEFERDNEHLRAELEQIKHQQECQYKEVMEMLEQEGLAEISNSSSSEQVAYLLVERVTLLERLEAAERKLDTQTLTGNLREVHLQEELDHIRHTLEEELRQQKEMMRLTKESMSKGNESTAQSPWRKLFGVHKATKMTQSLPLAHSVELEQEHTERKKLERDLEEASCRLTMAHQEIRHLTDELDLARKAQDPCGPDLQTSREELAQLKQEVEHLKQCDMEELQKAKEHNDRLDTEIRALRDRVRSLDSERKTLLKMIENFKIHPNYGDKPATDHDQSVQVDGNADHSERSGTPINDEKDQFHKRCRRESEDKDCRLRELERRLQKQQQEHEELVERNEELEALLGEAQNKAKEERECHECEVDSLQRKIKNIEAELNVRNALEKRPVEKGDQTKETFSEAQGGLQERLTFLESRLAEEKDWRKRLEVDLALAQSSLKKEKQALQSEHEELKKLRIEVQSLQAECQQGKSLNMSLTLLKGEKGILEEKVAQLERARSRLQDDLAQHLEGSRVQEDLRESREQVTQLNALVEQLRSEMCKLEKEHSTLRNERVEKRRQVMELQAELSIRAQERLQAEGQAERLGLELQLKKEQLHAAQKEGVCDPNPKSSTGKDNELSQVVCVKSEMSKLHTTLEQERLLAGQHQLALQAQMSEAQARVKAQDSVLQQKGEENKQLKQDLQRTQHLFTSAERELRYEREKNLDLKRHNALLDQEKIKLCAELKQAQAKLAQLEASATAQVAELEQLQQRARELDLELARNNQNRQSSSSLREELNAERARVIAADKKVLELQHQLKNALHQLRLEEARAGETSKLERDTRDMSDNLSALRAKLQEEKLQRKLVEQREEELQQQLRSLRTKEAALGRINSELSHRSQQMEAKLEVLESELSSAREQQSLSQKSCLKLEEQLMSSQQESERLQEELQNILQQLVANFRRYNERHSADKTKLRRAKQLFMKATTQRDMKIQKLENDLALAASLSEKEKVWIRTVTAENEQLLLERRELLRRITEAEEMGNNGMRTATDMQQRVKFLELENKQLQEKMLKLASQIGVLERALRNLQSVCNAEEVKKLFPSGALPDGLLQTSSPKLGLRDSWGLLDAICRVKVGEHVKSLESSQPSEIGYLNVSSSMAPSVTQHQDENHSVSSEDA, encoded by the exons ATGGAACAGAAACAG GATAAAACCGAGCTAAAGGAGCTCTCCATGCGCTTGGAGAAGGATGGCATCCTGACCGAGGCCTCGGCGGACGAGCGTCAGATCCACTTGTGGCGTCTGCTCCGGAGCAGCGAGGGCAGCCTCGCATCAGCCACGCAAGAGCTCCAGGCTCTCCGTGAACAGCAGGTCAGCGAGATGAAAGAG GTGGAGAGTTACGTGGAACACGTTCGGAACATGCTAGAGGAGCGTGAATGTCTGACCGCTGAATTTGAACGGGACAACGAACATCTCCGTGCTGAGCTTGAGCAGATAAAGCACCAGCAAG AGTGCCAGTATAAagaggtgatggagatgttggagcAGGAAGGCCTTGCTGAAATCAGTAACAGCAGCTCCAGTGAGCAGGTAGCTTACCTTCTGGTAGAACGAGTCACCTTGCTGGAGAGGTTGGAGGCTGCAGAGAGGAAGCTCGATACTCAGACTCTCACAGGAAACCTTAGAGAGGTCCATCTACAG GAGGAACTGGACCACATCCGGCACACCCTGGAGGAGGAGCTCCGGCAGCAAAAGGAAATGATGCGTCTCACTAAAGAGAGTATGAGCAAG GGAAACGAATCTACAGCTCAGAGCCCGTGGAGGAAGCTCTTTGGTGTTCACAAGGCAACAAAAATGACACAGAGCCTCCCTCTT gctCACAGTGTGGAACTGGAGCAGGAGCATACAGAGAGGAAGAAGCTGGAGAGGGATCTGGAAGAGGCGTCCTGCAGACTCACTATGGCTCATCAAGAGATTCGCCACCTAACTGATGAACTCGATCTGGCTCGGAAAGCCCAGGACCCTTGTG GCCCTGACCTGCAAACGTCCAGAGAGGAGTTGGCGCAGcttaaacaggaagtagaacaTTTAAAGCAATGTG ATATGGAGGAGTTGCAGAAGGCTAAAGAACACAATGACCGACTCGACACAGAGATCCGGGCACTGAGAGACAGAGTACGCTCCTTGGACTCTGAGAGGAAGACGCTTTTGAAAATG ATCGAGAATTTTAAGATTCATCCCAATTATGGAGATAAACCTGCAACGGATCATGATCAATCTGTACAG GTTGATGGAAATGCGGATCATTCAGAGCGGTCAGGTACACCAATAAATGATGAAAAGGATCAATTCCATAAAAg GTGTCGAAGAGAGTCTGAGGATAAGGACTGCCGTCTTCGGGAGCTGGAGAGGAGGctgcagaagcagcagcaggagcatGAGGAGCTGGTAGAGAGGAACGAGGAGCTGGAGGCCCTGCTGGGGGAGGCACAGAACAAAGCAAAAGAGGAGCGAGAGTGCCATGAGTGTGAGGTGGACAGCTTGCAAAGAAAG ATTAAAAATATAGAGGCAGAGTTAAATGTGAGAAATGCCCTTGAGAAGAGACCTGTGGAGAAGGGTGATCAGACCAAAGAGACCTTCTCAGAG GCACAAGGCGGTCTTCAAGAGAGGCTGACATTTCTTGAGAGTCGGCTTGCTGAGGAGAAGGACTGGAGGAAACGGTTAGAGGTGGACTTAGCATTGGCCCAGTCTTCTCTGAAAAAAGAGAAGCAG GCACTGCAGAGCGAACATGAGGAGCTGAAGAAATTGCGCATAGAGGTACAGAGCTTACAGGCTGAGTGTCAGCAAGGGAAATCCCTTAACATGAGCCTCACACTGCTGAAGGGAGAAAAGGGAATTTTGGAAGAAAAG GTGGCCCAGTTGGAGCGAGCTCGATCACGGCTGCAGGACGACCTGGCACAGCACCTAGAGGGCAGCAGAGTGCAGGAGGACCTGAgagagagcagggagcaggtgacGCAGCTTAATGCTCTAGTTGAACAGCTGCGGTCTGAAATGTGTAAACTGGAGAAAGAACACAGCACTCTGAG GAATGAGAGGGTGGAGAAGCGCAGGcaggtgatggagctgcaggcTGAGCTGAGTATCAGAGCCCAGGAGAGACTGCAGGCCGAGGGCCAGGCGGAGCGACTCGGACTGGAGCTGCAGCTCAAGAAAGAACAACTCCATGCTGCCCAGAAGGAGGGAGTGTGTGACCCTAATCCCAAATCTTCTACAGGAAAGGACAATGAGCTCAGCCAG GTGGTATGTGTGAAGTCAGAGATGAGTAAGCTGCACACCACCCTGGAGCAGGAGAGACTTTTGGCTGGTCAGCACCAGCTGGCCCTGCAGGCTCAGATGAGTGAAGCCCAGGCTCGGGTCAAG GCTCAGGACTCTGTCCTACAGCAGAAAGGTGAGGAGAACAAGCAGCTAAAGCAGGACCTACAGAGGACTCAGCACCTCTTCACTTCAGCTGAACGAGAGCTACGTTACGAGAGGGAGAAGAATCTAGACCTTAAGAGACATAATGCTCTTTTAGACCAAGAGAAGATCAAG cTGTGTGCAGAGCTGAAGCAGGCTCAGGCTAAACTGGCACAGCTGGAGGCCAGTGCAACAGCACAGGTGGCAGAGCTGGAACAGCTGCAGCAGAGAGCCCGGGAGCTGGACCTGGAACTGGCCAGGAACAATCAGAACAGACAGAGCAGCAGTAGCCTCCGGGAAGAGCTCAATGCTGAGAGAGCACGAGTTATTGCTGCTGACAAGAAG GTGCTGGAGCTTCAGCATCAACTGAAAAACGCTCTACATCAGTTGCGTCTGGAGGAGGCCAGAGCTGGAGAGACCAGCAAGTTGGAGAGAGACACCAGAGATATGTCTGATAACTTGTCTGCCCTCCGAGCTAAACTGCAGGAAGAAAAGCTCCAGAG GAAGTTGGTGGAGCAGAGGGAAGAAGAGCTGCAACAGCAGCTGCGCTCTCTGCGTACGAAAGAGGCCGCCCTCGGTCGCATTAACTCTGAGCTCTCCCACCGCTCCCAGCAGATGGAGGCGAAGCTGGAGGTGCTGGAGAGCGAGCTGAGTTCTGCCAGGGAACAG CAGAGCCTCAGTCAGAAAAGTTGCCTTAAACTGGAGGAGCAGCTCATGTCCTCCCAGCAGGAGTCAGAAAGACTGCAGGAGGAGCTACAGAATATCCTTCAGCAGCTTGTTGCCAACTTCAG GCGATACAACGAAAGGCATTCTGCAGATAAGACCAAGCTACGAAGAGCCAAGCAGTTGTTCATGAAGGCGACCACCCAGCGAGACATGAAGATCCAGAAGCTAGAGAATGATCTGGCCCTGGCAGCGAGTCTGTCCGAGAAA GAAAAGGTCTGGATTAGAACTGTGACTGCAGAGAATGAGCAGCTCCTGCTGGAGAGGCGAGAACTGCTGAGAAGGATCACTGAGGCTGAGGAGATGGGCAACAACGGAATGCGAACCGCTACAGACATGCAGCAGAG
- the usp21 gene encoding ubiquitin carboxyl-terminal hydrolase 21, which produces MLRAQMDSSCQALCRSLVSQNENIDISQSVLYTSLMGLLLVADKERELTLGNGQVGLYNTGNTCFLNAIVQCLSHTQGLRDYCLNKTYLQNTCSSRVPELMNEFTKVLEGLWCTDEGKRSVNPDRFYRVFKEALPYFSGYSQQDAHEFLRFLLDRLHTEINRRHPHHTAATPEPSYTRLRISEEAAAMWKRYVDKDDSIIVDLFSGQLRSSLHCSVCSHFSNTFDVFCDLSLPIPKTSDSRTGVTLGECLDLFSHEEKLSKENSPMCETCNRCTETTKSLTIQRFPKILVIHLKRFTALRYSIRKSTVPVSFPLTDLDLGPFGPSDCGAVLYDLYALCDHTGTVSMGHYTAVCQDQDGWCCYNDSCVTQISADQLQSNQAYLLFYRLKNNTASRK; this is translated from the exons ATGCTCAGAGCTCAGATGGACAGCTCATGCCAGGCCCTGTGTCGCTCGCTGGTGAGCCAAAACGAAAACATCGACATCTCACAGTCGGTGCTCTACACATCCCTCATGGGCTTGTTGCTGGTGGCTGACAAAGAG AGAGAGCTAACGCTGGGTAATGGACAAGTTGGTCTGTATAACACCGGGAACACG TGTTTCCTGAATGCCATTGTAcagtgtctctcacacactcagggtCTTAGAGACTACTGTCTGAATAAAACCTACCTCCAGAACACATGCTCCAGTCGAGTGCCGGAGTTGATGAACG AATTCACCAAAGTTTTGGAAGGGCTGTGGTGCACAGACGAGGGAAAAAGGTCGGTCAATCCTGATCGCTTCTACCGTGTCTTTAAAGAGGCTTTGCCTTACTTCAGTGGATACAG TCAACAGGATGCTCACGAGTTCCTGCGATTCCTTCTGGACCGGTTACATACAGAAATCAACCGCCGACACCCACACCACACCGCCGCTACACCTGAGCCCAGCTACACCCGAttaag GATTTCAGAAGAAGCAGCTGCTATGTGGAAGAGATATGTGGACAAGGATGACAGTATAATTGTAG ATTTGTTCTCAGGACAGTTGCGTAGCTCTCTGCACTGCTCCGTCTGCTCACACTTCTCCAACACCTTCGATGTGTTCTGTGATCTGTCGCTTCCTATCCCAAAG ACGAGTGACTCCAGAACAGGTGTGACTCTTGGGGAATGTTTGGATCTGTTTTCACACGAGGAAAAACTCAGCAAAGAAAATTCGCCT ATGTGTGAGACGTGTAATCGCTGCACAGAGACCACAAAAAGTCTAACCATCCAGAGATTCCCTAAAATCCTGGTGATAC ACTTAAAACGCTTTACAGCATTAAGGTATTCAATCCGGAAAAGTACAGTTCCTGTGTCTTTCCCTCTCACGGATCTGGACTTGGGGCCGTTCGGTCCGAGTGACTGTG GCGCAGTGCTGTATGATTTATACGCTCTATGTGACCACACTGGCACCGTGAGCATGGGTCACTACACAGCTGTCTGTCAGGACCAGGACGGCTGGTGCTGCTATAACGACTCGTG TGTTACCCAAATATCTGCGGATCAGCTTCAGTCCAATCAGGCCTATCTTCTCTTCTACAGACTTAAAAACAACACGGCCTCCAGGAAATGA